The stretch of DNA ACTTCAACCATGAAAACCTCAAGCCTCCAGCTGCTTTATTTTCCATGTCTATCCTGTACAGTTTTCATTCACAAGCAGAAGCTGaatcctgaaggtttcaagtcCTGGCCTCGTGCACTAAGTCGTTGTCACAGGTTTTGAAACTGTGAGAAACAGCAAGAGTGACATGCTATCATTGACTTCCAGCGGTGTTTATAAGCTGGCTTGCCCAAGTTGTTGCAAGAAATGTCATGTTTTCACCAACAAAAAATATATATTGGGTTTAACTTGCGCGATTATCAAGTACTCCTTTTTTTTCAAATATATGACTTTGAACTGAAAATTAGTTTTGTCTAAACATCATCATATATTCTAAAACAGGTATTTGTAAATTACTTGAGTTGGAGTAACCTGGAAACTTCTTTCTCCTGTAACCAGCTCGAAAAAGCGGATATTCTATCCCAAATTACAAGAAGACCTCTGGAAAAATATCCAATTACATTGAGACCCACAAAGGACATTCTTCGATCTCCTTAGTAAAGAGTCTTCCACCGAAGTCACCGATACAAAGTCTTCTTCCAAAAGTCACCAATATTTTGTGGCAGCTCAATTCAAATGTTTGATTATCACTCCCATCTTAGACACTTCCCTGTTGCCACATCATCCTGATTATCTGATGGACTTGTGGCAGATACACATTTCTAAGTTTTTGGACCCACTATGCTTATCTATGATGGATCTTCAAGGTTGTTTATGAAAGGAAAGTACCATGTTTTGGTTTAACCAACAACACCGGTTCGTCATCTGATTACGGTATAAATGCCAGGTGTAGGTAATGTACACTGTTCCAGTCACAACTTATGACGTAGCATTAGGTAAATATCACATCAGCATTATGTAAATATCATTACATGTTGCTGACAATTGCATCAGAACACGACACTTTTTTTTTGTTAGCATATACTACTGGGTCCAGGCGTCCAGCCCAAAATATAATTTGTTCCAGAATACATGGTGTCATGCTCTGAAAACTTGGGCACCTAAAACACATAAAAATGTTAGCTTTGCCTCGTAAAGCTTCTTTGTCATCACAATTTTTCAGTTTAACCTTTTGGTGACCTATAACTAAAAGAAAAATGGAACAACCTAACACACTAACTCAAGTAATAAAAGATTTTCCCTCGCAAAAAAAGTGATaaaagattttttttaaaattttcttCAGAAGTTCAGAACCCAATAGTTCCTAACAAATAACCAAGACTCAACAATTTTGATGGTAGGAAAAAGAACCTACAAAAATTGGGCTGGGCCCTGTTGTGGGCTGTAGAAACATTTAGAATCCAATCCATCCATTGTCCAAGTGAATTAGTGGGTGGCATTCCGCTGGAAGGCCCCTGATGCTGTTTTTTAGCCCACTTATTGTCGCGTGGTAGAGGAGAATAGACCGCAGCGCGCgcgtgtgtgtatatatatatacagagGATGAGTTTTATCTATACTCGCGTGTAGCTACTCTCATTCTCAGTATACCATCGTGCGTATATTCATATgctcatttatcactttgagtatgttTATATACTTATTCTAAAATACTTCAAATATAtacgaaaaatttcaaaagcatccctattttttaaatatatattattatacTTTAGTACTGGTATATAAAATTAAGTATGTCCACATACTCTATGTATGGTCATATGCCCAACGTATATACCATCATGGATGGTCTAGTATGACCATATATATCTCGTACATACATTTTATTGGGTCAGATACGTCCTAtatcatgagatacacatgtaggagtagctacaagcgcgtgtagaattgatttttcatatatatatatccagaGAAATTCACTTATATGTTTACAAAGATTATATAACAGAATAAGATTAAAAAAGATTGTATAACATAATTTCTGAATTGCAGTTCAGGAAATCCGCTTTTGCCCCAAAAATGAGGGAAGCCGTTTTTGCGGATGTAACTTTATTTCCTATAGCGAGCTAGGTCTACTGATCTCCCCTATATTTTGGTGGTGATCTCGTCTAGTATACTACTAAACAAACTCAGCACGGCCAAAGCAGCGCTGTTTATATTCACTAAGGAGGCATTTAGCTACCATTGCAGTATTAATTGACTGCATCCATTTATAAAGGGAGATGATGAGATGTGGCTATGTTATTACGGCCtctacatatatacatatatacatccCTTATTCCCGTGTAAAGCTGCGGTGGCAACGATGGTGGCACGCCAAAGTAGACATGGCCGGCAGCAGCAAGGCAGCAAGCACCATCAGGACGCCGGCCATCGCCacgttgctgctgctggtggtggcggcggtggcaaTCACGGGCAGATCCAGCGGTGGGTTGAGGGAGTAGATGCTCGAAGCTCTCCTACCATCTGAAATCCTATAGAGTTCTTTCTAAGCCCCCTACAAATttaaggaggaagaagaagggaaaaagaagcgtgaggaagaggaagaagagaagaaGTCTCCTTAAAGCTCAATCCTACCTCCGCCACGGGTGGCAATGACATTGCTCTCGACGGTGGCGGCCTTTTCTTGTCCCTGAAGAAGGTTCGCAGCCACATCTACCGCCGCCTTACAAGGGCCCATTTGCCGGCGCCGGCACATTTGGCTGGTGGTCATCGGCAGTAACTGAGGTCGTCCCGTCCTACTGCCGCTGGGCCCTTGCCGGCACCGGagcgtccccgccgccggcgcgtgcCGTGGTCGTGGATGAGCAGGGGGTCCTGGTGTGGAGGAAACCCCCGCCCTCCGCGCCCAGCGGCACGACCAACATCGTAGCCCCgttgccggcgccggcgccatcAGCGGGTGGATGCTAGTGATGTTTGCGTGCTGTTCTAGCTTATGGCTTATTTGTACCGATTGCTCATTTCAAAAAGGATTAGTACTTGGGTAGCATGATAGGCTACAAACTAAACCCTACCAAAGATTACCTCGGTGAGGAAAATTAAAGAATCACCCTACCGATCGAAATAAAACTATTGTTGGAGCATAACTTAGATTCTTGGGTCTTTCGGTGCTCGCTATCATTTTTGGTTCTTTCTCTGTACCCTTTCGATCGCTTGTTTCATTATGTTTGTCTATAGCATCGGCAGAAATATGCAGAATAAATACATTTCGACACTACAGTGTAGCTATTGCTATATTTGCACTCCCGCCCCTAATTAAATGCTTTCGCTATGAAAGAAGATAAATGGTAAAATTGGTTGTCAAGTTATTTGATTGGGATATATATGAACGGTAATTTCGTATTGACTTTTAGTGTTGCCATGTGTGCTAATGACAAACATAGTGGAATGGAGGGGGCCGTTGAGTGGGAGGCGTATTTTTCAAGCGTTGATTTTCCATCACATGCTGACAAATTCAACACCAACATATGTATGGCAATTGAGGAAGCTGATTAGAATTATGCAACTTGAAATTTTAGATGGTTAAACTCATCATTGGGTAAAAAGAGTTGATGGAAGCTAAGCACTATTGGTCAGGTCTCAAATAGAGTTGTCATTCTAAAATACATGAAGTCCTTCTTTCGAAACTTTTGACACAACACATAGTTAAGTTAGCTTTAATTTGTGTCGGGAAACTTCTTCTTCTAAAAGAATTATTTCGATGTATTGTGGTGGTGCTATGTATCCAGGTCGGAAGATATGTATTTGTGATTATATTGCTATTAATTATTTTACTtttgaaatggtaataaattaaAATTTAGATATAGCCATTTCATGCAGATAAAATAGACATCAGACATCAGCACCTGTTGGAGGCCAAGACCGGCCTGTGAAAGTCTATTAGCACCGGCACTTGGTAACTCAAATCGGCGGTGATAATACTTTACCGTCGGTTCTTTCTTAGTTCTGAGATTGTTTTCCTGCTTTATTTGACATTCAGTTCTAATAACTTGCGTCCTTGCTCGCATGCTGTCTAATAACATTACATACAGGAGTTCATCTTAAAAAAAGTCATATACTAATACAGATTAAATGGCCACATGCAGAACATTTCCAGCTGTCTTCTTTTTCCCCATAATTATTGAGTCGTCCCAATATTTTATCCTAACTCCTTTCAAATGAAAGAAGAATTTTAGATCTTCCGATATGTTAGATGTATTAGGAGGGATCTGAAAAAGCATCTTCCCAATAACCTATGAAAATAGTATTAGGATAATAATATGTTAGTGGAAGATTTTGGTTGGAGGACTACTGGAGATGATTTTAGAGGTGGCCCGAGGTTTGCGGTCTGGGAATTACCAAGTCCACCAACTTTTAGTTCCCTGGGAATAGCGCGGAGCTCATCGCATGTATGGCAAGAACCACAGCGCAATCTCTCGGCTTCCATCTAAAACTGATCGAACACGACGCATGTATTTCCTTTTACGTTTTGATTCTAGTATCCGTTAGAACTTATATAAGCCGATCGATCCCTGGCACATCAATGGAGCGCGTGCGTCTGCATCTCGACGGTTTCCCAGTAGGTTAGCCATGGCGAGAGGCGGCAGATCGCCGGCCATCTCCGCGTTCCTGCTGGTGGTGACGCTCCTCTCGACCACGGCTGCAGCGGGGCGCCCTGCCTCCGGCCGGCAGCATCCTGctattccgccgccgccggcgcgtgTGGACGACGAGCAGGTCTTGACGCGGGTGAAGCCACCGCCGTCCGGGCCTAGCGGCCGGACCAACCGCCGAGCGCGCCACTGCtggcgccgtcgccggcggtGGTGCCAGCTGCTGCGACCGTTGCACAGTGATGCTGCTCGATCGAATAGGATTTCTCAATTTTGTACGTATATCGGAGGTGGGGACCTTGTGATGCATGTATGTGCGCTACACATGCATCCCGATgtctctttgttttcttgatctGAAATAATACATCATCATGACGTCTATTTCGACGTGTTTTTACGGTTTTGTTGCTGGGCAGATGTGACGTCATAATGAAGCATCAACTATGTGCCCCAACTTATTTGCTGTTCAAACGTCCGTACGTTGCCGTTGTGTCGAAACTTGTGCGTTGCTACTGTATTGCTTCCCCCCGAATGCTTGGACCCCTACGCCCGATCCAGAAGAAGCCCATGCATCTTCGTTTGGGCTTTAACTATGGCCCATTGAGGTGTAGGAGGAGAACGGGCCAGGTACAGCAAATTATATGCAGCCCACCATCTCCAGTCTCCATAGCCCAAACTTGTGTTCCACCTTTTCTACTATGGATGTTAGGCACATCTTCATGACAAAGACTATTTAGTCCATGTTAGTATTGCTTGGGATGCTTTTTACAAGATTATCTAGGACAAATAAATCCTATGCCACCTTGTTTCTTCCCAACTCCGACTAATTTGCGTCTCTGGAAATTAATATCTGTGGCCCTTGTAGAGCTGCAGTTTTCGCGTTCCATCCAAGGCTTCTAAGCTTTGACCAGGTTGCCTGTGGATCTTTGTATCGGTTTTAAGCATTTGTTTGCGTGATTTTGATGTCAAAGATAGAGTTGCCAAGAAAAATGCAGGAAAATGATTCGTCTGAAGAGGACTACATGGAGTTTTTTGAGACAGGTTTATATATTAAaggttttattttgaaatatatAATTGATAGATTTAAGGTTGGTAATCAAAAGTATGAACAGGCCCCATGTGAGGACAGGAGAGAAGAGAAGACAACTATTCCCTTGTGACCCACCTGAAGGAATAAGTTAGGTAAAAGATGCCTTGCTTTACCGGCTACTCGAACGAATtcgaatttaagttttgaatcTGATGAACGAAAACACATAAACACGGTGAGGATTGCCTGAAAAATTGCGCATGATGACAACAGTTGGTAAGAAAGATTGATAGTAAATTTGCAAAGTAATTTTTAATCCACTGCTGGTATCTATCCATCGAGTGATTGGGGTTAGACAACAAGGAAAAGTTAGTCTCTTGTGGGGGCAAAAAAGAAAAGATCAAATGTTTTTTAGATAAGAAATAAAATATTGAGTGTACAATGAGAGCGTGCCATGCAAGGGACTCAAAGTTGCAATGAAAGTCATTCCACCTTCACGTGCTCAAGAGGTTCGTCAAACATAGCAGCTTCATCAAATCCTGCAAGAATCTACTACTCCAAACACAAAGCCAGCGGGGGCTTCTGCCCTCCACCATCGGAGTGTCAGACTCCGGCTGACAGCCTGGCGTGTGCTCCACGAACCCGCATGTTCTCGTTCTCGCCGCGGATGAAGAGCAGGAGCCCTAATCGCCGGCCAATCACCGTCAATCATGCCCGCCACCTGGACTGGATGATTAGCAACCCCGTCCCGACCTGATCCCCGCGGTTAGGTTTAGGGCTCACCGGCCGCCACCGCCATCACCCTCGGCCCGGATCCACGGCACATGTCGCTGTCCCTTTTGACCACCATGCCCCCCGTGGCCCCCGCTCGTCAGCCTGGCTGCTGAGCTGTGCCCAGTTGTGCCGCGCGCCGCGCACCGCCCGCCTCCGCTCGCCGCCGAGCCGCGTTCCGTTGCGCTCGCCACCTCCACACGCTTATCCTCCCCCCCCCTCTCCCCTACCCTttatctccctctctctctagTCTCACTCCTCTGCCAGCAGACTCTCTCTCCCCCCACTCCTCACGGGCACACCGAAACCGAGCAAGGCTCGCATCACCACAAGACACCAAGACTAGACAGCTCAGGCTTCCCCAACGCGCTTTCCCCTTTCctcctctcgccgccgccgctgcctgcaTTTCGCCGAGCACCTCCGCCCGGCGGCCATGGCGAAGCTCGCGctggcgctgctgctgctcctggcCGTGGCGGCCACGGCGTCGGCCGCGGCGTCCATCGACCTGGACCTGGGCTTCCTGTcctcgggcggcgccggcgcaggGGCCCGGAGGGAGTGCCGCGGCACGGTGGCCGAGTGCCTggccgaggacgaggaggccGAGCTGGGGTCGGCCTCCGCCGAGTCGCACcgccgcgcgctcgccggccgcGGCTACATCAGCTACGGCGCGCTGCGCCGGGACAACGTGCCCTGCTCCCGCCGCGGGGCCAGCTACTACAACTGCCGCCCCGGCGCGCAGGCCAACCCCTACCACCGCGGCTGCTCCCGCATCACCCGCTGCCGCGGCTGAGCTgcggctgccgctgccgctgctgccgggccggccggccgctcccTCCTCATGCGCCATCCGCCGCCGGATCCGCCGACGGGAGCGGGGAAAGCCCGGATCTTTCGCCGCTCTTCCTCCCCCGCCGTCTCCTCCGAGTCCTAAAAAAATAAGTTCTTTTTTTCTACTGCTACTGTTTACAAGTACTAGAGCTATGGATTTGTTGGTTGCTGCTGTATGGATTTGTGTTCTTTGTGCTGTTGTAAAGTAAGACATCGATCGATTGATTCGTGCCCCTATGGCTACTTAAATATGAACATATACTCTTATTCTTTTGATTGATTGCTCGGCTGGTCTCTACCTGCTATCCAGTATTCCAGTTCTTGGATTGCTAAAATAAATCTCAGAGTTTGCTTCGCCGGTGATTGGTGGTAGCATCCAAATGGGGATGAAAAGATGTGGTTTTGGTTGGGGTTCCTTTCATTCGGATCTAGAGCAGCAAACTGGAAACCTGCTGCCATGCTTCATCCAGTTCAACAGCTGAAGAACAGCATGCAGTTCTACCGTTCTGCAGCAGATCTGGGTGTGTGTCCCTGCTCCTGGTTTCATCCATCCGTCACCTGCATTGCTTGCAGGAACGGGTGGTGGTTGTGTGGTTCCATGATGCCTGAGCTCACCACCTTGAAACATGGAAGAACATGCGTTGTTGTTCTCCATCGATTTCTGGTTTTTTAATCTGTGCGCTGCAAACATGCACGGCACCACCATGTGCTGAAGCTCTTTGTTTAATACTGGTTCTTGGAGCAGAGGTTAGTGATCGCCACGTTGCCCTGCTTGTTTGTTACTACCTGACTGATTGGTTGATACCGCCGGTCTCCTCTCCTGATTGAAGAAGCTGTTGCATTTGTTTGACCACGTAAA from Panicum hallii strain FIL2 chromosome 3, PHallii_v3.1, whole genome shotgun sequence encodes:
- the LOC112886081 gene encoding rapid alkalinization factor-like, which encodes MAKLALALLLLLAVAATASAAASIDLDLGFLSSGGAGAGARRECRGTVAECLAEDEEAELGSASAESHRRALAGRGYISYGALRRDNVPCSRRGASYYNCRPGAQANPYHRGCSRITRCRG